A single window of Streptomyces aquilus DNA harbors:
- the obgE gene encoding GTPase ObgE: MTTFVDRVELHVAAGNGGHGCASVHREKFKPLGGPDGGNGGRGGDVILTVDQSVTTLLEYHHSPHRKATNGKPGEGGNRSGKDGQDLVLFVPDGTVVLDKAGNVLADLVGHGTSYVAAQGGRGGLGNAALASARRKAPGFALLGEPGDMQDVVLELKTVADVALVGYPSAGKSSLISVLSAAKPKIADYPFTTLVPNLGVVTAGSTVYTIADVPGLIPGASQGKGLGLEFLRHVERCSVLVHVLDTATLESDRDPVSDLDIIEEELRQYGAGLDKRPRMVVLNKIDVPDGKDLAEMVRPELEERGYRVFEVSAVAHMGLKELSFALADVVAKARAAKPKEEATRIVIRPKAVDDAGFTVTREEDGLYRVRGEKPERWVRQTDFNNDEAVGYLADRLNRLGVEEELMKAGARSGDGVAIGPEDNAVVFDWEPTVMAGAEMLGRRGEDHRLEAPRPAAQRRRDKQAERDESEREYDDFDPFEK; the protein is encoded by the coding sequence ATGACCACCTTCGTGGACCGCGTCGAACTGCACGTCGCCGCGGGTAACGGAGGCCACGGCTGTGCCTCCGTCCACCGTGAGAAGTTCAAGCCGCTCGGCGGACCCGACGGCGGCAACGGCGGACGCGGCGGGGACGTGATCCTCACCGTCGACCAGTCCGTGACCACGCTGCTCGAATACCACCACTCCCCGCACCGCAAGGCCACCAACGGCAAGCCCGGCGAGGGCGGCAACCGCTCCGGCAAGGACGGCCAGGACCTCGTCCTGTTCGTACCGGACGGCACCGTCGTCCTCGACAAGGCGGGCAACGTCCTCGCCGACCTGGTCGGCCACGGCACCTCGTACGTCGCCGCCCAGGGCGGCCGCGGCGGCCTCGGCAACGCGGCGCTGGCCTCGGCCCGCCGCAAGGCGCCCGGCTTCGCGCTGCTCGGTGAGCCGGGGGACATGCAGGACGTCGTCCTGGAGCTGAAGACGGTCGCCGACGTGGCGCTGGTCGGCTACCCGAGCGCGGGCAAGTCCTCGCTGATCTCGGTGCTGAGCGCGGCCAAGCCGAAGATCGCCGACTACCCCTTCACCACCCTGGTCCCGAACCTCGGTGTGGTCACCGCCGGCTCGACCGTCTACACCATCGCCGACGTGCCCGGTCTGATCCCGGGCGCCAGCCAGGGCAAGGGCCTCGGCCTGGAGTTCCTGCGGCACGTGGAGCGGTGCAGCGTGCTGGTGCACGTGCTGGACACGGCGACCCTGGAGTCCGACCGCGACCCCGTCTCCGACCTCGACATCATCGAGGAGGAGCTGCGGCAGTACGGCGCCGGGCTCGACAAGCGGCCCCGCATGGTCGTCCTGAACAAGATCGACGTCCCGGACGGCAAGGACCTCGCCGAGATGGTCCGCCCGGAGCTGGAGGAGCGCGGCTACCGCGTCTTCGAGGTGTCCGCCGTGGCTCACATGGGGCTGAAGGAGCTGTCGTTCGCGCTGGCCGACGTGGTCGCCAAGGCGCGGGCCGCGAAGCCGAAGGAGGAGGCGACGCGGATCGTCATCCGGCCGAAGGCCGTCGACGACGCGGGCTTCACCGTCACCCGCGAGGAGGACGGGCTGTACCGGGTGCGTGGCGAGAAGCCCGAACGCTGGGTGCGGCAGACCGACTTCAACAACGACGAGGCCGTCGGCTACCTCGCCGACCGGCTCAACCGCCTCGGTGTCGAGGAGGAGTTGATGAAGGCGGGCGCCCGCTCCGGCGACGGCGTCGCCATCGGCCCCGAGGACAACGCCGTCGTCTTCGACTGGGAGCCCACCGTCATGGCGGGTGCCGAGATGCTCGGCCGCCGCGGTGAGGACCACCGTCTCGAGGCCCCGCGTCCGGCGGCCCAGCGCCGCCGCGACAAGCAGGCCGAACGGGACGAGTCGGAGCGGGAGTACGACGACTTCGACCCGTTCGAGAAGTAG
- the rpmA gene encoding 50S ribosomal protein L27, whose amino-acid sequence MAHKKGASSTRNGRDSNAQRLGVKRFGGQVVSAGEILVRQRGTHFHPGAGVGRGGDDTLFALNAGAVQFGTHRGRKVVNIVPVA is encoded by the coding sequence ATGGCACACAAGAAGGGCGCATCGTCCACCCGGAACGGTCGCGACTCCAACGCTCAGCGGCTCGGCGTGAAGCGCTTCGGCGGTCAGGTCGTTTCCGCTGGTGAGATCCTCGTCCGCCAGCGCGGCACGCACTTCCACCCCGGCGCGGGCGTCGGCCGTGGCGGCGACGACACGCTGTTCGCGCTGAACGCCGGTGCGGTGCAGTTCGGCACGCACCGTGGCCGCAAGGTCGTGAACATCGTTCCGGTCGCCTGA
- the rplU gene encoding 50S ribosomal protein L21: MYAIVRSGGRQHKVAVGDIVEVDKISTAQVGDTVELSTLLVVDGDAVTSDPWVLAGIKVQAEVVDHHKGQKIDILRYKNKTGYRRRQGHRQQYTAIKVTEIPTAAK, encoded by the coding sequence GTGTACGCCATCGTGCGCAGCGGTGGTCGCCAGCACAAGGTTGCTGTCGGCGACATCGTTGAGGTTGACAAGATTTCCACCGCCCAGGTTGGCGACACGGTCGAGCTCTCGACCCTGCTCGTTGTCGACGGCGACGCTGTGACCAGCGACCCGTGGGTGCTGGCCGGCATCAAGGTCCAGGCCGAGGTCGTGGACCACCACAAGGGCCAGAAGATCGACATTCTGCGCTACAAGAACAAGACCGGTTACCGCCGTCGCCAGGGCCACCGCCAGCAGTACACGGCGATCAAGGTCACTGAGATCCCCACGGCTGCGAAGTAA
- the rfbC gene encoding dTDP-4-dehydrorhamnose 3,5-epimerase has product MRPLSISGSWVHEPKVFPDGRGSFHEWFKAPLFTEAAGHPLTLAQANMSVSSRGTLRGIHFADVPPGQAKYVKCVRGAVLDVIVDIRVGSPTFGRWEIVRLDDQDHHAVYLSEGLGHGFMALTDDATVVYLCSEGYAPEREHGIHPLDPELGIEWPADLAPLLSAKDEQAPSLAQAREQGLLPSYEECVAYRAGLGG; this is encoded by the coding sequence ATGCGACCTCTTTCGATTTCCGGCTCCTGGGTGCACGAGCCGAAGGTCTTCCCCGACGGCCGGGGCAGCTTCCACGAGTGGTTCAAGGCCCCCCTCTTCACCGAGGCGGCCGGCCACCCGCTCACCCTCGCCCAGGCCAACATGTCCGTCTCCAGCCGGGGCACCCTGCGCGGCATCCACTTCGCGGACGTGCCGCCCGGTCAGGCCAAGTACGTCAAGTGCGTGCGCGGCGCGGTCCTCGACGTGATCGTGGACATCCGGGTCGGCTCGCCCACCTTCGGCCGGTGGGAGATCGTCCGCCTCGACGACCAGGACCACCACGCCGTCTACCTCTCCGAGGGCCTCGGCCACGGCTTCATGGCGCTGACCGACGACGCGACCGTGGTCTACCTGTGCTCCGAGGGCTACGCCCCCGAGCGGGAGCACGGCATCCACCCGCTCGACCCGGAGCTCGGCATCGAGTGGCCCGCCGACCTCGCCCCGCTGCTGTCCGCCAAGGACGAGCAGGCGCCGAGCCTGGCCCAGGCCCGTGAGCAGGGGCTGCTGCCCTCGTACGAGGAGTGCGTGGCGTACCGGGCCGGTCTCGGCGGGTGA